In Silurus meridionalis isolate SWU-2019-XX chromosome 7, ASM1480568v1, whole genome shotgun sequence, the genomic stretch GTTTACTGAAATATAGttataaccaaaaaaaatcataataataaggTCCATGATCATGTTGCATACACAGTACCATGCTTCTGCTGAGTGAAGTCTACAGGAGCAGTGTAAGTGTTAACACTGTACAAGTCAATgcagtgttgtttttctttacagaagCCCTGCAGCATTAAGGCCTGATATATCGATTGCAAAGTTGGAAGGCTTACTGTGTGTATAGATATTTACAGAACTGAACAGTGCGTTTGGTTTGGGACTGTGTAAAAGAAATACCCTAAATAAACGTGAACACGTGAGGTGCGCGCTCACAGAGCGCAGTAAGATCCCAGTTTGTATGTCCAAGTTTGGCCTAAACCTCAGTTCCCTCTCGGTTGTATATTAAATTGTTGACGCTGAAGTGGTTACCAAAGCCAGGGCTGTAATAGCTCAGTCTGTGGCTCATGTGAGCGTGGTCGTTTGGAGGCGCTGTGTCTCCGGGGCAGTAGGTGCTCAGGGGAGACACCCCGTCCCGGCCCCGCGTTAAATCCGCCAGCAGCGCGCCGGTGTCCCGCGCTCTCACCCCGTCACCGCTTCCTGCCATCACCGAGTTCATGGTACTGACGAACGTGTTGAAACACGGACTTGGCTCGGGTGAGGATTTCGGTTCGCTTGGACTCGGTGAACGCTGCACGACCCCCGCCAGACCCGCCGTGTCCGCCAGCTTGAGCGCGCTCGCGTCCTCCGACTTCACCGCGTCCACGcgtctcttcctcttcctcctgaaGTTTCCGTTGTCAAACATTTTCTCGCAGTTCGGATCCAGAGTCCAGTAATTGCCCTTCCCTGGAGGACAGATGTAGATTTTAGCATTAGGACACATcaatattaaactttattatttaaatattttacatgattTGGAACGCACTCCATATATTCCCCCATTTATAATGAAGAACCCATTTCGCCGATATGATCAGACTTACCGGGATCATCCTCGTCCCGGGCGACCTTCTTGAAGCAGTCATTAAGCGACAGGTTGTGTCTGATGGAGTTCTGCCATCCTGCTTTGCTCTTCTTGTAAAACGGAAAGTTGTCGGAGACATACTGATAGATCTGGCTGAGGGTGAGTTTTTTGCCCTGTGCGTTTTGGATAGCCATGGCAATCAGGGCAGAGTACGAGTATGGTGGGCGAACCATTTTGAACAGGTCCTGTTGTCCCGGGACAGTCAGCCACCCGAGGTCGGTCCCGTGGAACCCGGCTGGAGGTGCCAGGAACTGGCGCTGACTCGCTCCATAACCAGTCTGCATGTAGTTCGAGGCCCCGTTTGCGCCTCCTGAAAGGTATGGAGAGGAAGCGGTGCCGATACCAGGGCCGTTCAACCACAGGTACGGGTTTGCACCTGGAGCTGCGTACTCAGCCAGGCCATAGGCTGGAGCATGCACGGAAGATCTGGGTGACGGGTGGTGTGCGCTCTGCTgctgttgatgatgatggtgataggCACTCAGGTTGTCGCAGTAGGCGGCCATGTCCAACACGTCCTGGGCGCTCGGGTTCGCCACCGGGCTCAGCTGCTGAGGCGACGGCTGTTGCCCGAAGGCGCTCATAATCCGCTCTCCTTCGAGAAACATGAAGCGTGCAGGGTTTGAAGCGTGTATCCGACTTTCTGATGGGGTTCCACTGTGAGATTCTGTAGGAGTCTTCAGGGAGGGGTATTTAAGCAGGTTAGGAGGGAGGGTAAGTAAATGAATCTGTGAATGAAGACAcctcccacacacacctcactctgATGGCCTTCATCCAATATGCATCCACCCGGCGTCAAGATCCTGCGGCTGATATGCATGTTAAAGGAGCAACTTCGTAACTTCTGTAATCCAAATGCAGGCTACATGCTTCTGTGCTCCTAAGCCTGAAAAAGGCACCGTGTCTCTAAACTGATTTACTCATGTTCTTATAGAGAGgtcatgcatgtatgtatgtttgcatCGCTTCGTTGTTGTGTACCTGTACAtgacaataacaataaacttctctctctctctctctctctctctctctctctctctctctctctctctctctctagttctcatatattatgtatatataatgcttttttttatttcttcatttttttttacaaattaaatagGACAGGAGACAGGAATGAGgaaaatacaatattatttaaaatatatgtccaaactaataaatatataaatgtaaaaaaaaaaacccttcaaatgCAGATTTGTGAACTGAAAAATAGTAACTGCATCTTCAAATTACTTAATTGAAAGCtgcattatttttcttaaaacagtttaagacacatgcacaccaaaaaataaaatacaaataaaaacattaattttataataattttttgccAAATAATCCTTCTACGGGTCCCTTGAGTTTACTTTAGACACGTGAGTGGCTTTTTTATTTACCTAACACATAAACAAATGTCTACACATTAAGCAGAGGAACATCACACACAAGGCGAGTAATAGCAGGGTGTAAAGCCAAAACTCTTAATTAGTTGGATTGAATTACTTGCGTTTGCATGTGCAAATGTGAGTGAAACTGTATCACATATTTACATGACTGCCCTCCTCtgataaacaaacaacatttacaacctaaaatACCTGCAgtattcacttaaaaaaaataataataataataataataataaatatatatatatatatatatatatatatatatatatatatatatatatatatatatatatatatattatttttttttaacacattatacaggtgtgtgtgtgtgtgtgtgtgtgtgtgtgtgtgtgtgtgtgtgtgtgtgtgtgtgtgaggagtggaATAACATAGTGacttgtaaataataaatacaaataaacaatctGACTATACAGAATTATTTTGTTAAAGCTTGAAACCTTCAAGAAACATCAACAGAGAATATTTAAGGATTGTTTGAAGTAAGAACTAAAAAGCTGAGAGTTTGCCTCTGcattatttaacattataaatACTTCAAAacttaatgaaatataaaagcaACTGGATGCAATGATGTGGATTTATATGACTTATATTTGCTTAAAATATTGTTTGCACAACAGTAGcgaattgttttatatttgtacattttgatCATTTAACCATGGGAGTGTAACTGATCCATTTTATTTCAGGATCACTCACTCTACATGTTTTAATACTGATAAAAAATCTACttcagtttggaaaaaaaaaaacaatgtgaataaaataatgatgcGATTTTATTCATAGTTAGTCAAAAAATATCCCTGAGCCGTTTGAGAACAAAGTAAACTGACCTTTATTTCTGAGCAGAGTCATCTGGTCTAattaacttaaaaataaaattcccaTCAGTAATATTATATCAGATACCTATGTATGAGGGTGAGGGCCGAGCTGAGCCGAGTAGAGCCGaaccgagccgagccgagccgatcCGAGCCGAGCAGAGGTGAGCAGAGGTGAGCTGATTGCAGTCGAATGAAAACAATTAAGGtaagataaaacattttaaggttTTTGGTTATTAAATGGCTTAGAGTTAAATTTGACCCGTTAAGTACATATGCTACCGCTTCCAGTGTATTTCAGGTGATGTTAATTTGGTATTTTGGTCAGGAGGGTTTTGAGGCACGCCATTTTTGTTTACTCGTATGaagatattaatattaataagaagACTGTATGTGTTTAGATTTGTCTATATGCCAGAGCAATACAAGCAACAAGCATCATTTTCAAGATACCAAATTAAACAGTCTCCTGCAAGCCCAGTTGAGTGATTTTAATTGTGGTTTAAATGACCCTTGTTTgttcttattattctttattttattaagaagCAGTAAAGTTTCTCTTGCCGAATAACTGAATCTTATCAACATCTGAGCATGCAAAATGAAACTGATACAGGGATTCTTAGCTCTAAGAAAACtccactttctttctcttaattCAGTTCAACATGAACTTATTAGCATGAGTGTATATAATGCAATCTTGCCTGAGCATTGGGAAAAATATTGAGGACaacaaaatatatcaataattaAACACTCATATTAACAACAAACAATAACCACATGTTTTGTCAGTGTGTATTCCCCTTCCCCTTCCAGTATTTCCATCCAAGACCAGAAAGAAATATTAGtaacaacaataaagacaataCCAGTAAACATGATTTGGGAAGATGAGTGAAGGGTGAgaatgtggatttttttccacCTTCACGGATATATATTCAAGTGACTGTGGATGTACAGCCTTCCCAAAAGAAGAACTGCCTTCATAACGTTTAAGAAAAAATGTCAGGAAAATGGTTTTACATAATAGTCCCTACATTTGTTAAAGGAAGTAAATTACAGGTACAGTATATTCAATCAATCAGGTAATACAAGAGTTTTTACTGTATTCATTGTTGTGTACTTTCAGGTTAGTTATCATTTAAGAAAAAGTCACTGTCTCCCTCTGGTGGAGAACAAATGAAAAGGCGTGTCTTTCTCAGAGCTCCTCTATACAAGTGTGTACTCTACACTCCACATATCTGGAGGACCCTCACACTGCATGGTGGAGTGCTTTCTCTACTCTGACATGCCCACCTCAAATCAGTAAGGGCTGTTAATGAACACAATTATTGTTCTGACTGTACTAGATTTTCATGGCATCTTTAAGGATGTGTCCAGTGGTGGTAAAACCCTCTATCTATTTACACTAAACGTAGGCCAAAACAACAACGTAATATGGAGTGATTAAAATTAATCCGCTCAGcaaaagctgcaaaaaaaaaaaaaaaagatataggCAGTGCAGCAGAAATGTTAGTTAATAATTCATTTGAACTCCAGTTTTGGCCAAAGGGATTCGTTATTCAGACTGACTGCATCACTGATGTCCAGCCAAATCTAACAATCTGCTAATCAAATCCTTGCTATAGTTCCCAGTGCAAAACAGCCCTGATTTTACCTTCTCTGAAGCACACTTACTgatgcattcagaaagtatttagACCCCTTAATATTTTGCACAATTTATGTACTTTCACCAAACAACTATAATAATTTACAGATATTAAACTTCATTTTCATTGCGAAATCCTTCCTTAGCattaataacagctttacacactcttggtatCTGGACAGTGAGTTTCTAAAGATTTGCCATGCCGCTTGGAAAACTTGCCGGTGGTGTTCTTtgctagttggagatttctttctgacattGTGACCTAGTTCTTTCCAGAGgattcaataggatttaggtccaGGGACTGGACAGATCTTGGACATATGCCTCAGGTCATGGTCTTGTTGCCACAATTAGtgtgaagtatggaatggtagtcATATTGGATCAGCATTCCTTTCACCTAGTTGTTAGTTAAATAACTAATAACCTCAAAACCATTACgctccacctccatgtttgaccaCGGCTGTGAGGCAGTTTTCCATCATCtcctctcctgttctctgtcttaaaAACATATTCTGTTAGagcaaaaaatatcaaatatggACTCATCTGTCAATAGAAATTTCTACCGTTCAGACACTGTccaatttttgtgtgtttttcctttaagaaaatatagaaatatatctGAAAGATGTTCCTACACTGACTGGAGTTTAGCTCTGGCAGAATTACACTGATTGTACATGATTTGGAAAAGCCATCTATATATAAGGTCTTACAACATAAAATGCATATCAGCACAAAGATCACAAGTTCAATGAAACTACCTGCACAGCTCAGGCCAGCTGTCACTCTGG encodes the following:
- the foxi1 gene encoding forkhead box protein I1, which gives rise to MFLEGERIMSAFGQQPSPQQLSPVANPSAQDVLDMAAYCDNLSAYHHHHQQQQSAHHPSPRSSVHAPAYGLAEYAAPGANPYLWLNGPGIGTASSPYLSGGANGASNYMQTGYGASQRQFLAPPAGFHGTDLGWLTVPGQQDLFKMVRPPYSYSALIAMAIQNAQGKKLTLSQIYQYVSDNFPFYKKSKAGWQNSIRHNLSLNDCFKKVARDEDDPGKGNYWTLDPNCEKMFDNGNFRRKRKRRVDAVKSEDASALKLADTAGLAGVVQRSPSPSEPKSSPEPSPCFNTFVSTMNSVMAGSGDGVRARDTGALLADLTRGRDGVSPLSTYCPGDTAPPNDHAHMSHRLSYYSPGFGNHFSVNNLIYNREGTEV